Genomic segment of Dactylococcopsis salina PCC 8305:
GGATAAAGTTACGGCTCAAACGAGAGTTTGCTTGCAAGCCAAAATGATTGGCTGAGGTGGCAATCTTCCCGCTAAAAGGGGCGTTGGCGACACGGCTTCCTGTTCCCCCTGAAACAAAGGGTTCTCCCCCTGGATAATAGGCGCGGACATAAGTTAACCCTAAACTGAGGTTCTCGCTGGGGTAAAATGCAAGTTGTCCCAAGGCTGCATAAGAACCGTTAAATAAGCCTTGATTCACATCCGCAGGATTGCGACCGAGATACCCCGCAGAAAGGGTGAGAGCGTCGCTGAGTTCATAGTTGAAGGTTACGCCAGCCCCCGCAGCCCCCTGAATATAAATGGGGTTCATGCGCCCAAAGTTGGAAATTGAACCTTTAACTGCATTGGCGAAAAAACGGTTAAAGTTGTCGATGTGAGCGTTAAAACGTCCCCTGCTGGCATCGATCGCGTAGGAAAAGCGTTCTCCCAGTGCTGTTTTATAAAATAGTTTACCGAGGACAACATTGTTATTCGTATCGCGATCGAAGGCAAGACGAGTCATATTTGTTCCCGTTGTGCTTGGTGCATTAAAACGGGTGACATCTGTAGCATCAAGACGCACTTTGAGAAGATCGCGCCCAGTAAAACTGCTATCAAAATTGAGACGAACGCGATTGTTAAAAACAACTCCTTCATCAATGTCAGGGGCGCTACCAGCATCAACAAAAACAGGAACAGCTTGGTTGCTGCCAATAGCACTATTCAAGGAAAATAGTACTGTTCCTCTGAGTTTGGCTGTGGTGGAAAACTGATTGTCTTCTAAAAAGGTGGTGCGTGCTTCCAAGTTATCCACTCGCGTGCTGAGGGTGGTCAATTCGGCTTCAAAGTCTCTGGTGAGCCGTTGTAGGGTTGCTAAATCTCCTTCCGTTACCTCTGTTGGGTTATTGCTGATCAAATCTTCAATCTGTCGCAAACATTGGTTTAAAGCTGCTGCAAACTCGTAACGGGTGAGAGCGCGATCGCCATAAAAACGTCCATCAGGAGAACCCGCAAGACAACCGTAGCGTTCAATTAAATTCCGTAGTGCTTCAAATGCCCAGTCATCAGGAGACACATCTCGCAGTTCAAAAACATTGTTGATTTGCGAAGAATCATCTCTCAAAGATTGTCCTTGGGCAACGTTCCCCCCATTGAACAAAATCGTCATCATTCCAATAACTGCAAGCCCTTGCTTGCGTAAATCTTGCATCTTTACTCCTCACTTAAGATGATAATCATTATCATACAATAGCAAGAGTTATCTCCCTTGACAACAGGACGGAGTCAGCAGACATATTAGTTGTTTATGTCAAAGATGATGGGAAATATTTATCAGCGGCGATCGGAGCGAGGGGACAAAATGTTAGACTAGCATCTAATTTGACTGGATTTTTTATCTTAATGTGTCGCCAAGTTTATTGTATTTTTTAGCGCAACCAT
This window contains:
- a CDS encoding iron uptake porin; this encodes MQDLRKQGLAVIGMMTILFNGGNVAQGQSLRDDSSQINNVFELRDVSPDDWAFEALRNLIERYGCLAGSPDGRFYGDRALTRYEFAAALNQCLRQIEDLISNNPTEVTEGDLATLQRLTRDFEAELTTLSTRVDNLEARTTFLEDNQFSTTAKLRGTVLFSLNSAIGSNQAVPVFVDAGSAPDIDEGVVFNNRVRLNFDSSFTGRDLLKVRLDATDVTRFNAPSTTGTNMTRLAFDRDTNNNVVLGKLFYKTALGERFSYAIDASRGRFNAHIDNFNRFFANAVKGSISNFGRMNPIYIQGAAGAGVTFNYELSDALTLSAGYLGRNPADVNQGLFNGSYAALGQLAFYPSENLSLGLTYVRAYYPGGEPFVSGGTGSRVANAPFSGKIATSANHFGLQANSRLSRNFILAGWAGLTQAQAEAGGSGWNGTPVNAGDEATVFNWALTFAFPNVDNRGSRAGIIIGQPPKVTANDGGPTGDESAFHLEGSYRYQVNANLSIEPGVLVIFNPENNGQNDTITVGLVRTIFTF